Proteins co-encoded in one Pocillopora verrucosa isolate sample1 chromosome 1, ASM3666991v2, whole genome shotgun sequence genomic window:
- the LOC131786300 gene encoding uncharacterized protein, with product MQLYAALLICCCIPLSFCLAPTSNGQTDKCQEYLSYEDCVKEAYEAGAKCRMSNVSYLKADINEVCDGHQEKLKRLCSIHCAKASCVNCFEKMERVVENCKLFSKKVNCDLKVQECEEAKASLSKYCSSKECPVCKDLYCRNGGNCAGLGSPWCQCPAGYSGAFCQKSKCVSKPCKNGGTCVDENLCKCLPHYSGPQCTVRKKRLGTRENPAPNAQAILDAGDSHGSGMYWIQPPGETAPAQTYCDMTFAGGAWMLASYGFVYLGGASEVNLNSKAIPNMNNPNGYAWLPTQRSSSNGLINLPHGAVKMANKARSMIMAAGNNPATGGIDQYSYVYRINITDNPYTITFANHNRFNGGQPGRMHVQDFIVEALKGESGTYVRHALGEALGVTWSDSYPTGYGFNDKTGYSSGFNKGPFFPSVHSGSGRSPCSGCTPTDYEPDVKGGSPHYTHRGWYTATGFGKIGQTSVWFK from the exons ATGCAACTTTATGCAGCCTTATTGATCTGTTGCTGCATCCCTTTGAGCTTTTGCCTTGCTCCTACGTCAAACGGACAAACGGATAAGTGTCAAGAG TACTTGAGTTACGAAGATTGTGTGAAGGAGGCTTATGAGGCGGGCGCTAAATGCCGGATGTCAAATGTATCTTATCTCAAGGCTGACATTAATGAAGTTTGCGATGGACACCAAGAAAAACTGAAGCGTCTGTGTTCCATTCACTGCGCGAAAG CATCGTGTGTAAATTGCTTCGAAAAAATGGAAAGAGTAGTAGAAAACTGCAAATTGTTTTCCAAGAAGGTTAACTGTGACCTCAAGGTCCAAGAATGTGAGGAAGCAAAGGCTTCACTCAGCAAGTACTGCAGCAGTAAGGAATGTCCAG TGTGCAAAGATCTGTATTGTCGCAACGGAGGCAATTGTGCTGGACTCGGTTCACCTTGGTGCCAATGCCCAGCAGGATACAGTGGAGCTTTCTGTCAAAAAA GTAAATGCGTAAGCAAGCCATGTAAAAATGGTGGTACGTGCGTTGACGAAAACCTCTGTAAGTGCCTACCTCACTACTCTGGCCCTCAATGCacagtgagaaaaaaaagactgggAACTAGAGAAAATCCAGCACCAAATGCACAAGCAATTCTCGACGCAGGCGATAGTCACGGAAGCGGAATGTATTGGATCCAGCCCCCTGGTGAAACAGCCCCGGCTCAAACCTATTGTGACATGACTTTCGCTGGTGGAGCGTGGATGTTAGCTAGTTACGGTTTCGTTTACTTGGGTGGAGCGTCGGAAGTAAACTTAAACAGTAAGGCCATACCCAATATGAATAACCCAAATGGTTATGCCTGGCTTCCCACTCAACGCAGCTCCTCAAATGGTCTGATTAATCTGCCCCACGGCGCTGTAAAAATGGCCAATAAAGCTCGTTCTATGATCATGGCTGCAGGTAACAACCCAGCCACAGGCGGTATTGATCAATATTCATATGTCTATCGCATCAACATTACGGATAATCCTTACACCATAACCTTTGCAAATCATAACCGCTTTAATGGCGGACAACCGGGTCGCATGCATGTCCAAGATTTTATTGTTGAAGCGTTGAAAGGCGAGAGTGGAACTTATGTTAGACATGCTTTAGGGGAAGCCCTGGGGGTGACATGGAGCGACTCATATCCCACTGGGTACGGGTTTAACGACAAAACGGGATATTCTTCAGGCTTTAACAAGGGTCCCTTTTTCCCCAGTGTCCACTCGGGCTCGGGACGCAGTCCGTGTAGTGGATGCACCCCAACTGATTACGAGCCTGACGTGAAGGGAGGCTCCCCTCACTACACACATCGTGGCTGGTACACAGCTACAGGTTTTGGTAAGATAGGGCAAACATCGGTTTGGTTTAAGTGA